CGTACGTCGGCGGCGACGTGTACTCGCGCGCGCTCGAGTCGCTCGGCCAGTCGACCGCGTTCGTCTGCGGGTCGGACATGCACGGCACCCCCATCGCCGTCCAGGCGATCGAAGAGGGGATCGACCCGGAGGCGTTCGCGCTGGAGTGGCACGAGCAGTACGCCGAGACGTTCCCGAAGTTCGGCGTCGAGTTCGACAACTACGGCCACACCCACGACGACGCGAACCGCGACCTCACCTACGAAATCGTCGATCGACTCGAGGCGGAGGGGTACGTGTACGAGAAGGAGATCAAGGTCGCGTGGGACCCCGTCGACGAACAGCCGCTCCCGGACCGCTACGTCGAGGGGACGTGCCCGTACTGCGGCGAGCACGCCCGCGGCGACGAGTGCGACGAGGGGTGCGGTCGCCACCTCGAACCCGGCGAGATCGAAGACCCGGTCTCGACCATCTCCGGGAACCCCGCCGAGTACCGCGACCGCGCACACAAGTTCTTCAAGGTCTCTGAGTTGTCGGAGTACCTCGACGGCTTCCTCGACCGACTGGAGGGCACCTCGAACGCCCGGAACCAGCCCCGCCAGTGGCTGGAGGACGGCCTCCAGGACTGGTGTATCACGCGCGACCTCGACTGGGGGTTCGACTACCCCGGCGAGGACGACCTGGTCCTCTACGTCTGGGTCGACGCCCCCATCGAGTACATCGCCTCGACGAAGCAGTACACCGAGCGCGTCGGCGCCGACACGTACGACTGGGAAGAGGCCTGGCGCGAGGACGGCGAGATCGTGCACGTCATCGGGCGCGACATCATCCAGCACCACACCATCTTCTGGCCCGGGATGCTCCACGTGGCCGACTTCGTCGAGCCGCGCGCCGTGATGGCGAGCGGCTTCATGACGCTCGGCGGGAAGGGCTTCTCCACCTCGCGAAACCGTGCGGTGTGGGCCCGAGAGTACCTCGACGAGGGGTTCCACCCGGACCTGCTGCGCTACTACCTCGCCACCAACGGCGGGTTCCAGCAGGACGTCGACTTCTCGTGGGAGAAGTTCCGCGACCGCGTCAACAACGAACTCGTGGGGACGGTCGGCAACTTCCTGTACCGCTCGCTGCTGTTCGCCCACCGCAACTTCGAGGGGACGCCCGAGGCGGACGTGAGCGAGGAGGTCGAGGCCCGCATCCTGGAGGCCATCGACGACTTCGAAGCCGGCGTGAACGACTACTCCGTCCGCGCGGTCGGCAACGCGACGGTCGACTTGGCGCGCTTCGGCAACGAGTACATCCAGCGCGAGGAGCCGTGGAACCTCGTCGGCGAGGACGACGAGGCCGCCGCCCAGGTGATCCGCGACTGCGTCCAGATCGCGAAGGCGGTCGCCGTCCTCTTCGAACCCATCGCCCCGGAGACGAGCGAGGAGTTGTGGACCCAACTCGGCGAGTCTGGCTCCGTCCACGATGTAACGGTCGACGCCGCGCTGGAGGCGCCGCCGCGCGACTTCGGCGCCCCCTCGGAGCTGTACGAGAAGATCGAAGACGAGCGCGTCGAGGAACTCAACGAGAAACTCGAGGCGCGCGTCGCCGAGGCGACCGCCGACGACGCCGGAACCGAAACCGACGAGTCGGACGCGGACGGCGAAGGTGACGTGAGCGATATCGAACCCGTCGCCGACGACCGCATCAGCTTCGACGAATTCCAGGACCTCGACCTCCGCGTCGCCGAAATCGTCGACGCCGAGCCGATCGAGGACTCCGACAACCTCGTGAAACTCACCGTCGACATCGGCCTCGAGGAGCGCCAGATCGTCGCCGGCATCAAACAACTCCACGACGTCGACGACCTCCCCGGCACGAAGGTCGTCGTCGTCGCGAACCTGGAGAAGGCCGAACTGTTCGGCCACGAGTCGAACGGGATGCTGCTGGCCGCGGGCGAGGACGCCGACCTGCTGACGACGCACGGCGACTCGCCGGTCGGCACGAAGATCCGGTAACGCCGACTCGACGAGCCTTCTTCAGCCGCTAGCGCGCTCCGTGAGCGGCATTGCTTGCCCTTGATCGGCCTCTCTGCCCTTCCCTCAGTAGTGGGTCCGATTGTGTCCGTATATCTCGTCCTGCGATACCAAATGGCCGATCCGAGACGAACCTCCAACCGTGAGTCGGCACAGAAGAAGACCTTGGATCAGCCGACGAGCACGCGCACGGCGACGCCGTCGGGGGCGGAGGCGACGAGGGCGTCACCATCGGCACGGAACGCGACCCCGGCGTCGGCGAGGTCGGAGCGGACCGCATCGAGCGCCGTCTCGTCGGAGACGACGACCTCGAACTCCCGTAGCCCCCGACCCGATGCGGGACTGGAGCGCCGATTCCACGTGTTCAAGCCGATGTGGTGGTGGTAGCCACCCGCGGCGACGAACAGCGCCTCGGCCTCCCAGCGTTGACGCACGTCGAACCCGAGCGCGTCGACGTAGAACGCCTCCGCCGCCTCGAGGTCGGTCACTTCGAGGTGGACGTGGCCGACGGTCGTGTCGTCGGGAGCCGGGTCGCCTGCTGCGTCGAACTCGCCCGCTCGGTCGGTGAGTAGCGACTCAACGTCGAGCGGGAGCGTGTCCATCTCGACGCGGTCGTCGGTCTCGGGCCACGCCTCGCGCGGGCGGTCGCGGTACAACTCGACGCCGTTCCCCTCCGGGTCGCGGAGGTACAGCGCCTCGCTGACGCGGTGGTCGGAGGCGCCGGTGATCCGAGCCCCGGCCTCACGGGCACGGGCGAGCGCGTCGCCGAGTGCCGCGCGAGAGGGGAACAGGAACGCGGTGTGGAACAAGCCGGCGGCGTCGCTGGGTCGCGGTGGCGCGTCCGGGTCGTGGACGAGGACCAGCAGGTCTGTTACGGGCGTCCCGAGCACGGCGCGGTCGTCGTCGCGCTCGCGGACTCGCAGGCCGACGACGTCACGGTAGAACGCGAGGACGCGGTCGAGATCCGAGACCGCGAGCGTGACGGCACCGATGCGAGCCGCCGGTGAGGCGTTGTCGTTCACGACAGTGTGGGCGCGAGCGACCGAGATAGGCGTGGCGGCGACGGCGGCCCGATCCGGCGTTTGCGACGGGGTCGGGGACTCACTCTGGGAGCCACGACGCGCGCTGAGCCGCGACGAGTCCGACGAGGAGGAGCGCGAGCCCCGCAGCCGCGGCACCGAACACCGCGTCGTAGCCGAAGCCCGCCTCGCGCAGCGAGCCGACGAACGACGACCCCGTCGCCTGCACGATCATCATCGAGGCCGAGTAGACGGCGTACGCGGAGCCGCGAGTCGCGTCCGGCAGCGTGTCGAGGAGGTACGTGTCCATCGCCGGGAACAGCGAGTGGATCACGTAGCCCGTCAGCGCCGACACCACGAGCAGCGGCACCAACCCGGAGACGCTCACCAGCGCGAACAGGCAGGCGACGAACGACCCCAACACCGCCAACAGGTACGGGACGTGTGGGAGGCGGTCGGCGAGCCGCCCGGAGACGAGGAACGCGGGGACGCCGGCGCCGAACACGACCGTCAGCGCGTTACGGGCGACGTTCGGCGGGAGGCCCTTGTCGAGCATGTACAGCTCGTAGAAGTTGAACACGCCCTGCCAGACGAAGCCGGTGACGCCGAGGATGAGGACGCCGGTGAGGATGGTGCGCCACTCGGTCCGCGCGGCGCCGAGCAAGTCGCGGTCGTCGGCGCCCGCTTGCGGGAGGTCCGCACCGCGTGCGGTCACGAACAGCGCGAACGTCACGACGGCTGCGGCGACCGCGATGACGGCGAAGACGGCACGCCAGCCAACGAAGGCGCTGATGCCGAGCCCGAGCGCGACCGTGACGAAGGGCGCCGCGAGCACCGCCGCCAACTGGCTCGCGGTGCCGTGAATCCCCAT
The DNA window shown above is from Halobaculum marinum and carries:
- the metG gene encoding methionine--tRNA ligase, which translates into the protein MSNDASRTHEAFPTDAPAVVTCGLPYANGDLHIGHLRTYVGGDVYSRALESLGQSTAFVCGSDMHGTPIAVQAIEEGIDPEAFALEWHEQYAETFPKFGVEFDNYGHTHDDANRDLTYEIVDRLEAEGYVYEKEIKVAWDPVDEQPLPDRYVEGTCPYCGEHARGDECDEGCGRHLEPGEIEDPVSTISGNPAEYRDRAHKFFKVSELSEYLDGFLDRLEGTSNARNQPRQWLEDGLQDWCITRDLDWGFDYPGEDDLVLYVWVDAPIEYIASTKQYTERVGADTYDWEEAWREDGEIVHVIGRDIIQHHTIFWPGMLHVADFVEPRAVMASGFMTLGGKGFSTSRNRAVWAREYLDEGFHPDLLRYYLATNGGFQQDVDFSWEKFRDRVNNELVGTVGNFLYRSLLFAHRNFEGTPEADVSEEVEARILEAIDDFEAGVNDYSVRAVGNATVDLARFGNEYIQREEPWNLVGEDDEAAAQVIRDCVQIAKAVAVLFEPIAPETSEELWTQLGESGSVHDVTVDAALEAPPRDFGAPSELYEKIEDERVEELNEKLEARVAEATADDAGTETDESDADGEGDVSDIEPVADDRISFDEFQDLDLRVAEIVDAEPIEDSDNLVKLTVDIGLEERQIVAGIKQLHDVDDLPGTKVVVVANLEKAELFGHESNGMLLAAGEDADLLTTHGDSPVGTKIR
- a CDS encoding VOC family protein gives rise to the protein MNDNASPAARIGAVTLAVSDLDRVLAFYRDVVGLRVRERDDDRAVLGTPVTDLLVLVHDPDAPPRPSDAAGLFHTAFLFPSRAALGDALARAREAGARITGASDHRVSEALYLRDPEGNGVELYRDRPREAWPETDDRVEMDTLPLDVESLLTDRAGEFDAAGDPAPDDTTVGHVHLEVTDLEAAEAFYVDALGFDVRQRWEAEALFVAAGGYHHHIGLNTWNRRSSPASGRGLREFEVVVSDETALDAVRSDLADAGVAFRADGDALVASAPDGVAVRVLVG
- a CDS encoding MFS transporter translates to MARVVFAPLLSEFIDTFSIGEATAGLLVTLVWVGSAAPRLPTGWLLTRVPRHYVVLGAGVVLTLAATFASLAPGIDVLMIAAVGMGLASGVYFIAGNPLVSELFPETVGRVMGIHGTASQLAAVLAAPFVTVALGLGISAFVGWRAVFAVIAVAAAVVTFALFVTARGADLPQAGADDRDLLGAARTEWRTILTGVLILGVTGFVWQGVFNFYELYMLDKGLPPNVARNALTVVFGAGVPAFLVSGRLADRLPHVPYLLAVLGSFVACLFALVSVSGLVPLLVVSALTGYVIHSLFPAMDTYLLDTLPDATRGSAYAVYSASMMIVQATGSSFVGSLREAGFGYDAVFGAAAAGLALLLVGLVAAQRASWLPE